From Xylocopilactobacillus apis, a single genomic window includes:
- a CDS encoding DUF2922 domain-containing protein — protein MAKVLQLKFKNEAGKNTSMSFTYVNDNLSRETVAKAMEDLAALDLFKDKDGNLLYKTPVSAKYVETTETEVVPAN, from the coding sequence ATGGCAAAAGTATTACAATTGAAGTTTAAAAATGAAGCTGGCAAGAACACAAGTATGAGTTTCACTTATGTGAACGATAATTTATCTCGTGAGACCGTTGCAAAAGCAATGGAAGATCTTGCTGCTCTAGATTTATTTAAGGACAAAGACGGAAATCTTCTTTATAAGACACCCGTATCTGCAAAATATGTTGAAACGACAGAAACAGAAGTCGTTCCAGCAAACTAA
- a CDS encoding putative holin-like toxin: MNLNLCYWRNVLDTFQVLSLLFSFGLLIVAILEHKEK; this comes from the coding sequence ATGAACCTAAATCTTTGTTATTGGCGCAACGTCTTGGATACGTTCCAAGTTTTATCTTTGCTGTTCTCGTTTGGTCTACTCATCGTAGCCATTCTGGAACACAAAGAAAAATAA
- a CDS encoding BspA family leucine-rich repeat surface protein, whose product MNWKKAKLPLIFIVGFMVLFAFSSIMPRENSRADNLTSSNNSSKTSANSAKSLSQKGKLMPQGRSGVSPQTLGTVVKTNDFRLKVDNQINVSNQPFEVLDWDSVPDISDGYVIQRTNDSTLPTNDALWQIPPTNYGKHITILNVYPDNCNYLQTWMNQIDPGTGQPVSMGLINVVPVSFADFNSNPNQYLKDAAGNYQYDGVYFGSEDGNGGNGPNNDLNATSYAATVAYGQTGRSIILGHDTVYYPHTYLAQFGPSLGLKILPGYPSSGGNVGLGSTKVKFSMDGFLNQYPYKFTLDQTLEIKFSHSSGQYYLYQGGAQKWMEYEPPFSFAGEAKDINYLDENNNQVPGDDGHRIADNNFYLVTKNNYAMIQTGHSIFNGMSACTPDEAKIIANMIYYTSTLNMTTHGEDHTVKDSAAPEKPTTTVTTDNDKATITIKAADLGTDYFYRVKAKTASATKYSDVVKSTITSGLKGYVYQIDNNPNGVVTPIKDVNGEVSNLNLMPDGTGSGTVNVNRADGINKYLHVIAVDKNNNFDPAKMQTINLSDYLWWNVDSNNVLTIYPHELNWDRDHVNWVDTSGYTQQDWPWYPKHSVLNTEIVKAIISPGVTARGSLIKLFSPLRKMTSIEGLEMLDTSEVTNMASMFNGCQLLTSLDVSHFDTSQVTDMQYMFQSCDSLTSLHVEHFDTSKVTNMAGMFYRDSSLTGLDVSNFDTSQVTNIASMFATCQLLTNIDVSHFNTSKVTNMAGLFNGCMNLLSVNVTGFDTTHVTNMAYMFAYCKQFTNLDILNFDTSEVTDMQYMFYWCGKMTDLKFDPDKFKTNKVTNMAQMFRLCYVLKSLDVSKFDTSKVTNMQLMFADCSALKELDVSHFDTSNSTNINGMFSGCAGLTSIDVNHWNTNKVDNFNSLFQSCTKLTSLDLSSFNIRRTPGYLRTWITKNTPSLWKLTLGPNSVIEEALLTDPVRGTQINDLDQPTPIYYATNPQWQELGTGGTPHDPKGPTLKASQITTDSVTRRDVRTYVWDQTGWQTFYTYALIDFGFQKPAFTNKEVKSTNQTFTETDTRNARQGKTWKIEASVTKPMQLDTDSTKSISGNPLWFYDTDTGNKYNLTSTAQTVHTGAAGAGYQDNISIPWNLAIKTNPIDIPATGHYTGQVTFTLVNDSGI is encoded by the coding sequence ATGAATTGGAAAAAAGCAAAGCTGCCATTAATTTTCATCGTGGGATTTATGGTATTGTTTGCCTTTAGTAGTATCATGCCTAGAGAAAACAGTCGTGCTGATAATTTAACGTCATCAAATAACTCAAGCAAAACTTCAGCCAATTCAGCTAAATCTTTGTCACAAAAGGGTAAATTAATGCCTCAGGGACGAAGCGGCGTTAGTCCTCAAACTCTTGGAACAGTTGTCAAAACTAACGATTTTCGCCTCAAAGTTGATAATCAGATCAATGTTTCTAATCAGCCATTTGAGGTTTTAGACTGGGACAGTGTCCCTGATATTTCTGATGGTTACGTGATTCAACGAACTAATGACTCAACTCTGCCAACCAATGATGCTTTATGGCAAATTCCGCCCACTAATTACGGTAAACACATAACGATTCTTAATGTCTACCCCGATAACTGTAATTACCTTCAGACTTGGATGAATCAAATTGATCCTGGTACGGGGCAGCCTGTTTCGATGGGGTTAATTAACGTTGTGCCAGTGTCTTTCGCTGATTTTAACAGTAATCCCAATCAGTACTTAAAAGACGCAGCAGGAAATTATCAGTATGACGGTGTCTATTTCGGTTCTGAAGATGGTAACGGGGGGAATGGACCTAACAACGATTTGAACGCAACTTCGTATGCAGCAACAGTTGCTTACGGTCAAACTGGACGTTCAATTATCTTGGGGCACGATACAGTATATTATCCTCATACATATTTAGCTCAATTTGGTCCTAGTCTAGGATTAAAAATATTGCCAGGATATCCCAGCAGTGGGGGAAACGTTGGGTTAGGCTCAACTAAAGTTAAATTTTCAATGGATGGATTTTTAAATCAATACCCATATAAATTTACGTTAGATCAGACATTGGAAATCAAATTCTCGCATTCGTCCGGCCAATACTATTTATATCAAGGCGGGGCACAAAAGTGGATGGAATACGAACCGCCGTTTTCTTTTGCTGGAGAAGCGAAAGATATTAATTATCTTGATGAAAATAATAATCAAGTACCTGGTGATGATGGGCATCGAATTGCTGATAATAATTTCTATCTCGTTACCAAAAACAATTATGCGATGATCCAAACTGGTCATTCGATTTTCAACGGGATGAGTGCCTGTACACCTGATGAAGCAAAGATTATTGCTAATATGATTTACTATACCAGCACCCTAAATATGACCACTCATGGTGAGGACCATACAGTTAAAGACAGTGCCGCGCCGGAAAAGCCGACGACAACAGTAACAACCGATAATGATAAAGCAACTATTACGATTAAGGCCGCTGATCTGGGAACAGATTATTTTTACCGAGTAAAAGCCAAAACAGCAAGTGCCACTAAATACTCAGACGTGGTTAAATCGACGATCACCAGCGGTTTAAAAGGATATGTTTATCAAATTGACAATAATCCTAATGGTGTAGTAACTCCAATCAAAGATGTAAATGGCGAGGTCTCTAATCTTAATTTAATGCCGGATGGGACTGGGTCGGGAACGGTTAATGTAAACCGCGCCGACGGGATTAACAAGTATCTGCATGTGATCGCAGTAGACAAAAACAATAATTTTGATCCTGCTAAAATGCAGACGATTAATTTGAGTGATTATCTTTGGTGGAACGTTGATAGTAATAATGTTTTAACAATCTATCCTCACGAACTTAACTGGGATCGAGATCATGTCAATTGGGTTGATACTAGCGGTTATACTCAACAGGATTGGCCATGGTATCCAAAACATAGTGTACTCAATACAGAAATAGTTAAAGCAATAATTTCACCCGGAGTTACAGCAAGAGGATCGTTAATCAAACTGTTTTCACCATTACGCAAAATGACATCTATTGAAGGACTAGAAATGCTTGATACTAGTGAAGTAACTAATATGGCATCCATGTTTAATGGTTGTCAGTTGTTAACTAGTTTAGATGTATCTCATTTCGATACCAGTCAAGTAACTGATATGCAATATATGTTTCAAAGCTGTGATTCACTAACTTCTTTACATGTTGAACATTTTGATACCAGTAAGGTTACTAATATGGCTGGAATGTTTTATCGTGATTCATCATTAACTGGTTTAGATGTATCTAATTTTGATACCAGCCAAGTTACTAATATTGCTTCGATGTTTGCTACGTGCCAATTATTAACTAATATCGATGTAAGTCATTTTAATACCAGTAAAGTAACTAATATGGCAGGACTATTTAATGGCTGCATGAATTTATTATCAGTTAACGTAACAGGTTTTGACACTACTCACGTGACTAATATGGCTTACATGTTTGCTTATTGCAAGCAGTTTACTAATTTAGATATTTTAAACTTTGACACTAGTGAAGTAACCGATATGCAATATATGTTTTATTGGTGCGGAAAAATGACCGATTTAAAATTTGATCCGGATAAGTTTAAAACAAATAAAGTAACTAACATGGCTCAGATGTTCAGACTATGCTACGTATTAAAAAGTTTGGACGTTAGTAAGTTTGATACTAGTAAGGTGACAAATATGCAACTTATGTTTGCTGATTGTTCCGCTTTGAAAGAATTGGACGTTAGTCACTTTGACACTAGTAATTCTACAAATATTAATGGAATGTTTTCTGGTTGTGCAGGATTAACTAGTATAGATGTAAATCATTGGAACACTAATAAAGTCGATAATTTCAATAGTTTATTTCAGAGTTGTACCAAATTAACTAGTTTGGATTTAAGTAGTTTTAATATCAGGAGAACTCCCGGTTACCTTCGTACTTGGATTACTAAAAATACTCCCTCTCTTTGGAAATTAACGCTTGGACCGAATTCAGTAATTGAAGAAGCTCTACTTACCGATCCAGTTCGCGGAACTCAAATCAACGATTTGGATCAGCCAACACCAATTTACTATGCTACTAATCCACAATGGCAGGAATTAGGTACCGGAGGAACGCCTCACGATCCTAAGGGACCAACTCTTAAAGCGAGTCAAATTACGACTGATTCTGTAACCCGTCGCGACGTTAGAACTTATGTCTGGGATCAAACTGGATGGCAAACATTTTATACTTATGCATTAATTGATTTTGGATTCCAAAAACCAGCGTTTACCAATAAAGAAGTGAAAAGCACTAACCAGACTTTCACCGAAACTGATACAAGAAATGCTCGTCAAGGTAAAACTTGGAAGATTGAAGCCTCTGTTACTAAACCAATGCAATTGGATACGGACTCGACTAAATCCATTAGTGGAAACCCTCTTTGGTTTTACGATACAGACACTGGCAATAAGTACAATTTAACTTCAACTGCACAAACCGTTCACACGGGTGCTGCGGGTGCAGGTTATCAAGATAATATTTCAATACCTTGGAATTTAGCAATTAAAACTAACCCAATTGATATTCCAGCAACCGGTCACTATACTGGTCAAGTTACATTTACGCTCGTAAACGATTCTGGAATTTAA
- a CDS encoding putative holin-like toxin, translated as MDTFQVLSLLFSFGLLVVAILDQKNR; from the coding sequence TTGGATACGTTCCAGGTATTATCTTTGCTGTTCTCGTTTGGTCTACTCGTCGTAGCCATTCTAGATCAGAAAAACAGATAA
- a CDS encoding immunoglobulin-like domain-containing protein: MTVPVTVSDASAPVFAFQNSKDSTIKVGESFNQNDYKVVGSWAIFNNYSGDYSKLPNFEGIAKNSDGTPQVTVSGNVDTNTPGIYQLTYKAVSTSGAVTTMVRNVTVLPKESTTDWTMNDMKAVGYINYTPGYGIMVYTAPATGAKGQRLAHGTSWKISQKAVNANGDTFYKVGTNQWINGKYVTFSPINTITPLKGEVKIVYKKGYGVNLWKSAGTTGGFYTGRKLKHGTSWKTSGKQNGFYKVGKDQWIQGDYASYKSY, encoded by the coding sequence ATTACAGTACCAGTTACTGTTAGTGATGCATCAGCACCAGTTTTTGCCTTTCAAAATTCTAAAGATTCAACAATTAAGGTTGGTGAAAGCTTTAACCAGAATGACTACAAAGTTGTAGGCTCATGGGCAATTTTCAACAATTACAGCGGCGACTACAGCAAGTTACCTAATTTTGAAGGCATTGCTAAAAACAGTGACGGAACACCACAAGTCACAGTTAGCGGAAATGTTGATACAAATACACCTGGGATCTATCAGTTGACCTATAAAGCAGTAAGCACTAGTGGTGCAGTAACAACAATGGTTCGTAACGTTACAGTTTTACCGAAAGAATCAACAACAGACTGGACGATGAATGATATGAAGGCAGTTGGATATATCAACTATACTCCAGGATATGGTATTATGGTTTACACTGCTCCAGCAACTGGTGCAAAAGGTCAGAGATTAGCTCACGGCACTTCATGGAAGATCAGTCAAAAAGCAGTTAATGCTAATGGCGACACTTTCTACAAGGTCGGAACTAATCAGTGGATCAATGGAAAATACGTAACATTCAGTCCAATTAATACAATAACTCCTCTCAAAGGTGAAGTTAAAATTGTCTATAAGAAAGGTTACGGTGTTAACCTTTGGAAGAGTGCTGGAACAACTGGCGGCTTCTATACTGGTCGTAAATTAAAACACGGCACATCATGGAAGACAAGCGGTAAGCAGAACGGCTTCTATAAAGTCGGTAAGGATCAATGGATTCAAGGCGACTACGCAAGTTATAAATCATATTAA
- a CDS encoding putative holin-like toxin, protein MDTFQVLTLLISFGLLIVAILDHKSR, encoded by the coding sequence TTGGATACGTTCCAAGTGTTAACTCTGCTGATCTCGTTTGGTCTACTTATCGTAGCCATTTTAGATCACAAAAGTAGATAA